The Stigmatella aurantiaca DW4/3-1 genome contains the following window.
GCCCTCACGATCGAGCTCGCGAGCAACTTCGGCTCGGCGATGGCGGCCGCCGGTCTGGCGATGGTGGTCGACTGCCCAGTCCTCCCCGAGGCCGTCTACGTGGACCCGGCCATGTGGGAGAAGGTTGTCTTGAACCTCCTCTCCAACGCCTTGAAGTTCACCCTCCAGGGGGAGGTTCGCATTGCGCTGAGGTGGCTCGGAGATCGCGTGGAGCTCACCGTTCAGGATACGGGAACGGGCATGCCGGAGGCGGAGCTGCCCCGCATCTTCGAGCGCTTCCACCGGGTCGAGGGAGCGCGAGGGCGCAGCCATGAGGGGACGGGCATCGGGCTCGCGCTGGTGCAGGAGCTGGTAAAGCTGCACGGCGGCAGCGTGACGGTGAAAAGTGTCCTCGGCCAGGGAAGCACTTTCACGGTCAGCCTCCCGGCTGGCGCTGCGCACTTGCCCCAAGAGCACCTGGGAGTTCCCCGGATGCTCCCCTCCACTGGGAGTGAATCCCGCTTGTTCCTTGCGGAGGCCTCCCTCTGGAATCCGGTGCCAACTCCCCCCGCTGCGCCGTCCCCTCCGCTCTCCGAAGCCCGTATCTTGTTGGCGGACGACAACGCCGACATGCGGATCTATCTCTCACGCCTCCTGTCTCCGCACTGGAGCGTGGAGCCGGTGAGCGAGGGCTCACTGGCCCTCGCCGCCGCGCGGGCGAATCCGCCCAGCCTCATCATCTCCGACGTGATGATGCCAGGGGTGAATGGTCTGGAGCTGGTTCAATCCCTTCGCGCGGACAACCGCACCCGCACCATTCCCATCCTGCTCCTGTCTGCACGTGCAGGCGAAGAGGCCACCATTCAAGGGCTGAACAGTGGCGCGGACGAGTACCTCGTCAAGCCCTTCTCCGCGAAGGAACTCCTGGCGCGCGTCACCGCGCTGCTCACGGTCTCGCAACTGCGCCAGGCGGCGGTCCGCGCGGAACGCGCCCACGTGGAGGACACCCTGCGTTTTCTCGAGGAGTCCCGCCGCGCCACGCGTCTTCGCGAGGACATGCTCGCCGTCGTCAGCCACGACTTGCGCTCGCCGCTCACCGCCATTCGCACTTCCGCCGAACTCCTCCGGCGCATTCCCCCCGAGGGTGAGCCGCTCGCCCGCGTGCACAAGCAGGCGGACGCCATTCGACGTTCCGCCGACCGGATGAACCGGCTCATCGATGACCTGCTGGATTTGGCGAGCATTGATGCCGGAACACTCTCCGTCCAGGCTCACCCGCAGAGGGTCGATGAGCTCGTCCGTGATGCCCGGGAATTGTTCGAGCCTCACGCGGCCGAGAAAGGCTTGCAGCTCGCCTTCGAAGTGGAGCCAGGACTCATCCTATCGTGCGACAAGGAACGGATCCTTCAAGCACTCGGAAATCTGCTCTCCAACGCGATCAAATTCACGCCCCCTGGGGGCAGCATCCTCCTGCGGGCCCATGCCGAGGAGGGGACCGAGGACATCCGTCTCAGCGTAGCGGATACCGGCCCAGGGATCCCCCTTGCCGCGCAACCGCACATCTTCGATCGTTACTGGCACGGGGTGCAGAACAAGCGCGAGGGACATGGCCTGGGCCTCTCCATCGCCAAGGGCATCGTGGAGAGCCACGGAGGGCGCATCCGGCTCGAGAAGACCTCTGGCGAGGGCAGCACCTTCTCTTTCTCGCTTCCATCCGGACAACAGAAGGCGGGCGCGGTCTCACCAGCACACCGCCCCGCACTCCTGCGTCCGGGCGCCGAGGAGAGTTTCATTCAAGGCGGCGGAGAGATGGGCGCGCTGATGCGTTCCATCGACTGGTCCAAGAACTCGCTGGGCCCGGTCGAAGCCTGGCCCCAATCTCTGCGGACCTCCATCAGCACGATGCTCCGCTCCCCTTACCCCATCATTCTGTTCTGGGGACCCGAGCTCCGCATGCTCTACAACGATCCGTTCCGGCCCATCCTGGGGGCGAAGCATCCCCAGACCCTGGGGGCGCGCGGGCATGAGGCGCTTGCCGAGGAGTGGGCGCTCCTCGGCCCTTTGATGAAGCGCGTTCACGAGACGGGAGAGCCCCTGTTCATCGAGAACGGGAACGTTAATTTTGCACGGCGGCCTGGCGGGTTGAGAGAAGAGGCTTACTTCACCTGGTCCTACAATCCGACCATCGGTGAGACGGGGGAGATCGCGGGCCTCTTCGCCATCGCGAGCGAGACGACGCGCCAGGTGGTGGGTGATCGCCGGCTGGGGATACTGCGGGAATTGTCCATCCGGGCGGCGCTCGATAAGACGGTCGAAGGGGTTTTCCGCTCGCTGGAAGAAGTTCTTGCGCAGGCCGGCAACGATCTGCCTTTCGCGCTCCTCTACGTCGTCAAGGCCGAGAAGGCGCACCTGGTGAGCTGCTCCGGCCTTGAACGGGGAGCCCCCGCGGCTCCTCTCGAGCTGAGCCTTGGCGACACCGACCCGTGGCCGCTCACCCATGTTGCCAGCCTGAGGCAGGAGGCACTGGCCGAAGATCTTCACTTGAAGTTTGGCAGCCTTCCCGGCGGCCCTTGGCCCGAGCCAGCGACGCGCGCCCTCGTCCTTCCCGTGCCCATGGGCGCGGATACCGCGGGCATGGGCGTGCTGGTGGCGGGCCTGAGTCCACTGGTCGCGCTGGACGACGAGTACCGTGGCTTCCTACAACTTCTGGCGCGGCAACTCGCGGCCAGCATCTCCAGTGCCCGTGCCTATGAACAGGAGAAGCAGCGGGCAGAGGAGTTGGCCCTGCTGGATCAGGCGAAGACGGCATTCTTCAGCAATGTAAGCCATGAATTCAGGACCCCGCTCACGCTCATTCTCGGTCCCGTCGAGGATGCGCTGTCCAAGCCGGCAAAAGCGTTGACAGGAGAGAAGCTCGACCTGGTTCGCCGCAATGCCTTGCGGCTCTACAAGATGGTCAACACGCTGCTCGACTTCTCGCGGATGGAGGCGGGCCGGGCCCAGGCCCACTACGTGCCGGTAGACCTTTCCGCCGTGACGCGCAACCTCGCGAGTGCCTTTCAATCCGCGGTGGAGAGCGCGGGCTTGAGGCTGGTGGTGGATTGCCCCCCTCTGCCCGAGCCCCTCTACGTCGACCCAGAGATGTGGGAGAAGGTTGTCTTGAACCTTCTCTCGAATGCGGTGAAGTACACCTACGAAGGTGAGATCCGTGTTGTCCTCAGGTGGCAGGACGACCATGCGGTCCTCACCGTCCAGGACACAGGGGTGGGGATTCCCGAAGAAGAGCTTCCGCGCGTCTTCGAGCGCTTCTACCGCGTCCGTGCCACCCAGGGACGAAGCCACGAGGGCACGGGCATCGGTCTCGCCTTGGTGCAGGAGTTGATGAAGCTTCACGGCGGTAGCATCTCGGTGGAGAGCACGCTCGGTGAGGGCACGGCCTTCACCTTGCGGCTGCCGCGCGGTTCGGCCCACCTGCCTCCAGAGCGAATCGAGCGCACGCCCCGGCCGGGCTCTTTCGCCCCGGGGGCCGCGCCCTTCGTCGAGGAGGCGCAGCGCTGGTCCGCGGATGCCGCGGGCACGGACAGGCCCAGCGCCGAAGCGTCCGATGATCTGGTATTGGATCTGCCTGAAGAGATTGCGCGCTCCCGCATCCTCCTCGTCGACGACAACGCCGATCTGCGCACCTACGTTGCTGGGTTGCTCGGGCGCATCTTCCCCCACGTCGAGACAGCCACGAATGGACAAGACGCGCTCGAGCGGGTGCGCGTCCAGCCGCCGGACCTGGTCCTCGCCGATGTGATGATGCCGGGGTTGGACGGCTTTGGGTTGGTGCGCGCTCTTCGCGCCGATAAGGACACGCGCGCCATCCCCATCATCCTGCTCTCTGCGCGAGCGGGCGATGAGTCCACGGTGGAGGGTTTACAAAGCGGAGCGGATGACTACCTGGTGAAGCCCTTCTCTGCTCGCGAGCTCCTGGTCCGGGTGCGCACCCATCTCGACATGGCTCGCGTACGCCGAGAGGTGGTCCGCAACGAGATTGAGAAGAAGGTGCTGCGCGAGTCCGTGCGGGTGCGAGACGAGTTTCTCAATCTCGTCAGCCATGAACTGCGCACGCCCGTGAGCGCCCTGTCACTCAACTTTCAGTCCTTGGTCCGAAGCCTGGGCCGTGAAGGCGGTGACGAGGCTTCGCTGGAAGCGGTCGGGGTGAAGGCGCAAACGACACAGAAACAGCTGCACCGCTTGGCGCGCCTCGTAGAGCAGTTGCTGGACGCGTCCGAGTTCGTCACCGGATGCCTGAAGCTCGCACGGCAGGAAGTAGACTTGTCGGGGGTCGCGAGCGCCGTCGTGGAACAGGCGCAGAGCAAGGCCGCTCACGCCGGTTGCGTCCTCACCTTGAATGCGCCCTCGCCCGTCATGGGATACTGCGACCGGGCGAGGCTGCACCAGCTCCTCGAAGGCCTCCTCGACAACGCACTCAAGTTCGGGGCGGGAAAGCCCATTGAGGTGGCTGTGTGGAGGGATTCGGACCATGCCCTCCTCACGGTGATGGATCACGGCGCAGGCATTGAGCCGGAGGATGAGGAGCGCATCTTTGGGCGCTTCGAGCGCGCCGTTTCCGAGAAGAATTATGGCGGGTTCGGGCTGGGATTGTGGATCTCTCGCCACATTGCGGAAGCGCACGATGGCAGCATTCGCCTCAGGCCCACGGAGGGAGGAGGAGCCACCTTCACGGTGGCGCTCCCGCTGAACGAGACGGTTGGGTGAAGCCATACGGCAGGCGGCTCTCCCCTTGAGCCTGCCGCGGAGTCAGACGCAAGGGACTGGCGCGGCTCGCGGCCTGGTACCGGGGCGGCGAGGGCTGAGCGCGGCAAAAGCCAGACACGCCCTTCGTGTGTTAGGTTCCACTCCCGGAAGTGGAAGCCCAATCCAGGGGAGGGTGCAACATGCGCAAGGGAATCGTGAAGCTGGTTTTTGTCCTGGGAGTCGCGGCTGGAGGGGTCCTGGGAGGACTGTCCCAGACGGAGGCGGAAGCCGCCCCCTTGTGTTCGGGGTACTGCCTCGACGCGGAGTGCACCTGTTTTATCCGGTGTTTCCGGGCGGGCGGCGGCTGCATCTGTGAGGATCACTGCTCCATCGAGTGAGCGGCGGCCTCGCTCGCGGCGCGCGGGACTGGCGGGAGAGACTCAGGCGTAGGGGCGGCGAAAGCCATGCACCCACGCGCCCGCGGCCGCGAGCGAGGGCAGCACCACGGAGAGGGTGAGGGCGACGAAGATGGCGTCATTGGCCGACTGGCCGATGAAGTCCACGCCCGACACGCGCAACCAGGCTTTCACGCACGTCACGCCCCAGTTGGCGAAGTTGGCGACGATGACGAGCCAGGCAAGGCGCTGCTGGCCCACGGCGCCATAGCGCAGCATGGGCAGCGTCCACGCGACACCGAGCAGAAAGAAGGCGCCCAGGAGCGCGTTGAGGTGGGCGGCGAGCGCCATCTGGGGATCTGCGGGCACCTTGCCTGTCATGGCCGCAGACACATAACCGCCGGTGAGCAGGCCGATGAGCAGCAGCCAAGCGGCGGCGTGGGCCATGAAGCGCGCGGCGGGCACTGGAGCGTGAGGGGCATCGGAGCCAGCGGGGGAGGGAAGGTAGGGAGTAGGGGTCATGGCGGTGCCCGCCATCTTAAGCGCCCCAGGCAACGGGGGAGAGGTCGTGTGGCATCTGGAGTTGTATGCTTGCTGGGCCAACGACTTCCCGTCTCAGGGAAGGATCGACTTGCGCGGAGTGGAGGCCTTCTCGAAGGACCCTCGCCTCCCGGCCTCCCTTCAGTCCGTCGCACTGGGATGCTGGCCCGATGGGACGTCCCTCGGAAATAACTGAGCGAACAATCCGGGTGTGAAAAGCTCCAGGCCATGGAACGCTTCATCGAAGTCAGCGAGGGAATTTCGCTCTGGGTCGAAGCGCGCGGCCCAGCCTCTGCCCCCGCGCTGCTGCTCATCATGGGCGCCAACGCCTCCGGACTGGCGTGGCCCGACGCGCTGGTAGACCGGCTCGCCCAGGACTACCGCGTCATCCGCTATGACCACCGGGATACGGGCGCATCCACCTGGGCATTCGAGACGAAGCCCTACCCCCTGACGCGGCTGGCCGAGGACGCGCTCGCCGTGCTCGATGCGCTCGGGCATGAGCGAGCGCATGTGGTGGGCCTCTCCCTGGGGGGCTTCCTCGTGCAATGGCTGATGGTGGCACACCCCGAGCGCCTGCGAAGCGCGACGGTGATGTGCGCCTCGGCGCTGGGAGGCACACCGCCGCTGGCCGACGGCACGGCCCAGGCCCCCATCGACCCGGAACTGCTCGAGTTCTGGAGCCACATGTTCGAGCCGCGCACGCGTGAGCAGGAAATCGCCTGGCGGCTGGAGAACTGGCGCCGGCTCAATGGACGGGTGTTGCCCTTCGAGCCGGAAGAGTTCCGGGCGCTGGAGGAGCGGATCATGGCCCACGCAGGCCGGGCGGACAATCCGGGCGCCCACGCACGGGCCGATTACTCGGCGCTCATGAGGGGAGCGGAGCTGCCACGCGTCACCGTGCCCACCCTCGTCATCGCCACGCCCGAGGACCCCACGACGCCCGCCTCTAGCTCGCAGCACCTGGCGGAGTCACTTCCCTGCTCCACGCTGGTGACGATCGAGGGCATGGGCCACGCCCTGCCCAGGGCCGTGGTGCCACGGGTGGCGGAGGCCATCCTCAGACACGTCCACGCCGTGGACGGCACGCGGGAATAGCCTACCCTCCAGCCATCGCAGGAACGATCGTGATGCGATCCCCTTCCGTCACGGGAGTGGCCAGTTGCTGCAAGAAGCGGATGTCTTCGTCGTTGTGGAAGATATTGATGTAGCGCCTCACCGCGCCCTTGTCGTCCAACAACCGCGCACCGATGCCTGGGAAGCGCTTCTCCAGGTTCTCTAGCACTTCGCCCACCGTCATTCCCGCCGTGCTCGCCTCACTCTGCTGCTGGGTCAGGCTGCGAAAAGGGGCCGGAATACGCACCAGCGCCATGGGTCAATCCTCCTTACCAATCGTGATCAGCACATTGCCCTGAAACACCAACTCCAGGCCGCCCGGCTTCGCCCTGCACTCCACATCCGCGAGATCCTGGACGACATACCGTGCCCCGCGCTCCCGCAGATCGGCTCCATCCCCTGTGGTAAGGCCCAGGCAAACCGCCCCCGCGGCGTTCCCCGCCGCGATGCCGCTCGGCGCATCCTCCACCACCAGGCACCGGTCCGCGGGAATCCCCAACCGCTTCGCCCCTAGCAGGTAGCAGTCCGGTGCGGGTTTGCCATTC
Protein-coding sequences here:
- a CDS encoding ubiquitin-like small modifier protein 1, translating into MALVRIPAPFRSLTQQQSEASTAGMTVGEVLENLEKRFPGIGARLLDDKGAVRRYINIFHNDEDIRFLQQLATPVTEGDRITIVPAMAGG
- a CDS encoding ATP-binding protein, yielding MGTSTTPHEAASSSSSATQLPGEPQGAAAALPAGGGEMGALMRSINWAQTPVGPLETWPQSLRTAVSILLESRFPMYIAWGPQFVQFYNDGFRPILGSTKHPGAMGRSSQSTFAEGWHLIGPMFEEVRQGKAVGSEDWMLPLDRNGYLEECYFTFSYSPIRDESGGVGGVHVTVTETTGRVLGERRLRTLRDLAARAGPVRREQDAWREAAQVLEGNVLDVPFALLYRMSDAGERPELVETAGWGTDTAAAVSLMGAPQANLLWPFADAAATLTPQFVPDVRARFAELPRGTWPEAPHSAWVLPISRSGSKRLHGFLVAGLSARRAPDDDYRGFLGLVADHIATAISSACAYEEEKKRAEALAEIDRTKTAFFNNVSHELRTPLALMLGPIEDGLEDTEYPLPPKQRERQEVVHRNGLRLRKLVNMLLDFARMEAGRAQASFVPTDLSALTIELASNFGSAMAAAGLAMVVDCPVLPEAVYVDPAMWEKVVLNLLSNALKFTLQGEVRIALRWLGDRVELTVQDTGTGMPEAELPRIFERFHRVEGARGRSHEGTGIGLALVQELVKLHGGSVTVKSVLGQGSTFTVSLPAGAAHLPQEHLGVPRMLPSTGSESRLFLAEASLWNPVPTPPAAPSPPLSEARILLADDNADMRIYLSRLLSPHWSVEPVSEGSLALAAARANPPSLIISDVMMPGVNGLELVQSLRADNRTRTIPILLLSARAGEEATIQGLNSGADEYLVKPFSAKELLARVTALLTVSQLRQAAVRAERAHVEDTLRFLEESRRATRLREDMLAVVSHDLRSPLTAIRTSAELLRRIPPEGEPLARVHKQADAIRRSADRMNRLIDDLLDLASIDAGTLSVQAHPQRVDELVRDARELFEPHAAEKGLQLAFEVEPGLILSCDKERILQALGNLLSNAIKFTPPGGSILLRAHAEEGTEDIRLSVADTGPGIPLAAQPHIFDRYWHGVQNKREGHGLGLSIAKGIVESHGGRIRLEKTSGEGSTFSFSLPSGQQKAGAVSPAHRPALLRPGAEESFIQGGGEMGALMRSIDWSKNSLGPVEAWPQSLRTSISTMLRSPYPIILFWGPELRMLYNDPFRPILGAKHPQTLGARGHEALAEEWALLGPLMKRVHETGEPLFIENGNVNFARRPGGLREEAYFTWSYNPTIGETGEIAGLFAIASETTRQVVGDRRLGILRELSIRAALDKTVEGVFRSLEEVLAQAGNDLPFALLYVVKAEKAHLVSCSGLERGAPAAPLELSLGDTDPWPLTHVASLRQEALAEDLHLKFGSLPGGPWPEPATRALVLPVPMGADTAGMGVLVAGLSPLVALDDEYRGFLQLLARQLAASISSARAYEQEKQRAEELALLDQAKTAFFSNVSHEFRTPLTLILGPVEDALSKPAKALTGEKLDLVRRNALRLYKMVNTLLDFSRMEAGRAQAHYVPVDLSAVTRNLASAFQSAVESAGLRLVVDCPPLPEPLYVDPEMWEKVVLNLLSNAVKYTYEGEIRVVLRWQDDHAVLTVQDTGVGIPEEELPRVFERFYRVRATQGRSHEGTGIGLALVQELMKLHGGSISVESTLGEGTAFTLRLPRGSAHLPPERIERTPRPGSFAPGAAPFVEEAQRWSADAAGTDRPSAEASDDLVLDLPEEIARSRILLVDDNADLRTYVAGLLGRIFPHVETATNGQDALERVRVQPPDLVLADVMMPGLDGFGLVRALRADKDTRAIPIILLSARAGDESTVEGLQSGADDYLVKPFSARELLVRVRTHLDMARVRREVVRNEIEKKVLRESVRVRDEFLNLVSHELRTPVSALSLNFQSLVRSLGREGGDEASLEAVGVKAQTTQKQLHRLARLVEQLLDASEFVTGCLKLARQEVDLSGVASAVVEQAQSKAAHAGCVLTLNAPSPVMGYCDRARLHQLLEGLLDNALKFGAGKPIEVAVWRDSDHALLTVMDHGAGIEPEDEERIFGRFERAVSEKNYGGFGLGLWISRHIAEAHDGSIRLRPTEGGGATFTVALPLNETVG
- a CDS encoding alpha/beta fold hydrolase yields the protein MERFIEVSEGISLWVEARGPASAPALLLIMGANASGLAWPDALVDRLAQDYRVIRYDHRDTGASTWAFETKPYPLTRLAEDALAVLDALGHERAHVVGLSLGGFLVQWLMVAHPERLRSATVMCASALGGTPPLADGTAQAPIDPELLEFWSHMFEPRTREQEIAWRLENWRRLNGRVLPFEPEEFRALEERIMAHAGRADNPGAHARADYSALMRGAELPRVTVPTLVIATPEDPTTPASSSQHLAESLPCSTLVTIEGMGHALPRAVVPRVAEAILRHVHAVDGTRE